From Enterococcus mundtii, the proteins below share one genomic window:
- a CDS encoding ABC transporter permease has translation MFLAIKEMRYAKLRYGLIIGIMFLIAYVVFMLTGLASGLSEEFKKAIVDWQAQEIVLSEDANKVFAASQLTREDLDQVDAKDKAPIGLFSGAVKAEEKENITVFGTTRDAFLLPDLLDGEMFEQKNEIIISKNMADLGFSIGEKIKIGSYDEELTIVGIFPETYYTVGPVVYTDLDTWTQLKFGDQPFASDEKKPINAIVTKQAATIQSDGASKTLQKLSIEDFIQSLPGYSAQNMTLNAMIYFLFVVVAAVVGIFMYVITLQKTAIFGVMKAQGIRNSFIARSLLAQAFIVGVVGVAFAVGLAFLTSLILPAAMPFAIMWPQWLLYSGVLILVAMIGGLFSIRTVAKVDPVIAIGG, from the coding sequence ATGTTTTTAGCGATAAAGGAAATGCGCTATGCCAAACTACGTTATGGGCTGATTATTGGGATCATGTTCTTGATCGCTTATGTCGTGTTTATGTTAACTGGTTTAGCAAGTGGACTCTCCGAAGAGTTCAAAAAAGCAATTGTTGACTGGCAAGCACAAGAAATCGTGTTGTCAGAAGATGCCAATAAAGTCTTTGCTGCCTCTCAATTGACGAGAGAAGATCTGGATCAAGTAGACGCAAAAGACAAAGCGCCTATTGGCTTATTCAGCGGAGCAGTCAAAGCAGAAGAAAAGGAAAATATCACTGTATTCGGTACGACAAGAGATGCGTTTTTATTGCCTGATTTATTAGACGGTGAGATGTTCGAACAAAAAAATGAAATCATTATTTCCAAAAATATGGCAGATCTAGGTTTTTCGATTGGTGAAAAAATCAAAATCGGTAGCTATGATGAAGAACTAACGATCGTTGGGATCTTCCCTGAAACTTATTACACGGTTGGTCCGGTCGTTTATACAGATCTTGATACATGGACACAGTTGAAATTTGGCGATCAGCCTTTTGCTTCTGATGAGAAGAAGCCGATCAATGCCATCGTCACGAAACAAGCTGCCACTATTCAATCAGATGGGGCATCAAAAACATTACAAAAATTATCGATTGAAGACTTTATTCAAAGTCTACCAGGTTATTCTGCACAAAACATGACATTGAATGCGATGATTTATTTCTTGTTTGTCGTTGTTGCAGCAGTTGTAGGCATCTTTATGTATGTGATCACCTTACAAAAAACAGCGATTTTCGGTGTCATGAAAGCACAAGGGATCAGAAATTCATTTATCGCCCGTTCCTTACTAGCACAAGCATTCATCGTAGGAGTGGTTGGTGTAGCATTCGCAGTAGGGCTTGCGTTCTTGACTAGTTTGATCTTACCGGCTGCCATGCCTTTCGCGATCATGTGGCCTCAGTGGCTTTTATATAGTGGGGTATTGATACTCGTAGCAATGATCGGTGGACTATTCTCCATTCGGACAGTCGCTAAAGTTGATCCAGTTATTGCGATAGGAGGGTAA
- a CDS encoding carbohydrate-binding domain-containing protein, protein MKKMYSLIATSLLLTACSSANSASSGKTSTEKTDTSTVTNLSTDTTSTESETTFGNYETEDLTTSYDESSAIDIQLGEETEVTGEGVEVADKQVTITQGGTYVISGTLTDGQLIVNVPKEEKVYLIFNGVSITNSNGPAVDIQQTEKAIVTLADNTDNHLADGETYTLAENETEPDATLYSKEDLTINGTGALTVDGNYSNGIRSKDDLVLISGTYTINAKNNGLKGKDAVSIKGGSYQITTEEGDGIQANGTEDETKGAVAIDGGTFNITSGRDGIQAETSIRSQGADITIQTADGADSTNLDTNESYKGIKAGNNVLISSGTYSINSADDSIHTNNSAEITGGTLTLNSGDDGIHTDNELTFNGGTIDIQQSYEGIESAVITFNDGEITVTATDDGINAGGGSDTETTTGQFGADSFGGPPDEADENKEVTINGGTIYVNSEGDGLDSNGNIQMSGGTMLIDGPVNGGNGALDYGGTFTLTGGTFVAAGSNGMAQTVSDSSTQATVAISYDTVQQAGTLMSLQTTESEAVIAYQPAKNYQTIVISSPQLTVGENYTIATGGTTQAELTNGFSEQLSISDAEDLGTFSFTDTSMTISQSGEAVSFGQMGPGGF, encoded by the coding sequence ATGAAAAAAATGTATTCATTGATCGCTACCAGTCTCTTATTAACAGCCTGTTCCTCAGCAAACTCCGCTTCTTCGGGTAAGACTAGCACAGAGAAAACAGATACAAGTACAGTGACAAATCTCTCGACAGATACGACATCTACGGAATCAGAAACGACGTTCGGTAATTATGAGACAGAAGATCTAACAACTAGCTATGACGAAAGTTCCGCTATCGACATCCAATTAGGGGAGGAGACAGAAGTGACAGGAGAAGGTGTCGAAGTAGCAGATAAACAAGTAACGATCACACAAGGAGGGACTTATGTCATCAGCGGAACATTGACTGACGGTCAATTGATCGTGAACGTACCGAAAGAAGAAAAAGTCTATCTGATTTTCAACGGTGTATCGATAACCAATTCTAACGGACCCGCAGTGGATATCCAACAAACAGAAAAGGCGATAGTGACTTTGGCAGACAACACCGATAATCACTTAGCTGATGGAGAGACATATACTCTAGCTGAAAACGAAACTGAGCCAGATGCCACATTGTACAGTAAAGAAGATTTGACGATCAATGGTACTGGCGCGTTGACTGTCGATGGCAATTATAGCAACGGTATTCGCAGCAAAGATGACTTAGTTTTGATCTCTGGAACCTATACGATCAATGCGAAGAACAACGGATTGAAAGGAAAGGATGCGGTATCCATCAAAGGCGGGAGCTATCAGATCACTACTGAAGAAGGGGATGGTATCCAAGCAAATGGGACAGAGGATGAAACAAAAGGTGCGGTGGCAATAGACGGTGGGACTTTCAATATAACCAGTGGAAGAGACGGTATCCAAGCAGAAACATCCATCCGTAGCCAAGGAGCAGATATCACGATCCAGACGGCAGACGGAGCCGATAGCACGAACTTAGATACAAATGAAAGTTACAAAGGGATAAAAGCTGGGAATAACGTACTGATCAGTAGCGGAACGTATAGCATCAATAGTGCCGATGACAGTATCCACACCAATAACAGTGCTGAAATAACAGGTGGCACACTTACATTAAACTCTGGGGATGATGGTATCCATACAGACAATGAGTTGACCTTTAACGGTGGCACAATTGACATCCAGCAATCCTATGAAGGAATTGAATCCGCAGTTATCACCTTCAATGACGGAGAAATAACAGTCACTGCCACTGATGATGGGATCAATGCCGGTGGTGGCAGTGACACAGAAACAACTACTGGACAGTTTGGCGCTGACAGCTTTGGTGGCCCACCGGATGAGGCAGATGAGAACAAAGAAGTCACGATCAACGGTGGCACAATCTACGTTAATTCAGAAGGAGACGGTTTAGACAGCAATGGAAACATTCAAATGTCCGGTGGTACAATGCTGATCGACGGCCCCGTAAATGGTGGTAATGGTGCATTGGATTATGGTGGGACATTTACTCTAACAGGTGGGACATTTGTCGCTGCTGGTTCAAATGGGATGGCGCAAACAGTTAGTGATAGTTCTACTCAAGCAACAGTAGCGATCAGCTATGACACTGTCCAACAAGCAGGTACACTTATGAGCCTTCAAACAACCGAAAGTGAAGCAGTGATTGCGTATCAACCTGCTAAAAATTATCAAACAATCGTTATATCATCACCACAGCTTACAGTAGGGGAAAACTATACGATTGCTACCGGTGGCACGACTCAGGCTGAACTGACTAATGGTTTTAGTGAACAACTATCAATCAGTGACGCAGAAGATTTAGGCACGTTCAGCTTCACAGATACTTCAATGACGATTTCTCAATCTGGGGAAGCAGTTTCCTTTGGTCAAATGGGGCCAGGAGGTTTTTAG